One stretch of Chryseobacterium indologenes DNA includes these proteins:
- a CDS encoding OsmC family protein: MAVTVKASLGKTKYYTEVIAGENTIITDEPLDKGGQNKGFNPMEILATSLASCTAATLRMYIERKEWDIENINVEVELENYPLTKRAIFKRDISFDGVLDPEQMKRLHTIADACPVHKILTNDIEILTKFS, from the coding sequence ATGGCAGTAACGGTAAAAGCAAGTTTAGGAAAAACAAAATATTATACAGAAGTAATTGCGGGTGAAAATACAATCATTACTGACGAACCTTTAGATAAAGGCGGACAAAATAAAGGATTCAATCCTATGGAAATTCTCGCTACCTCTTTGGCAAGCTGTACAGCAGCAACATTAAGAATGTACATTGAAAGAAAGGAATGGGACATAGAAAACATCAACGTGGAAGTAGAGCTTGAAAATTATCCTTTAACCAAAAGGGCAATTTTCAAAAGAGACATTAGCTTTGATGGAGTTTTGGATCCGGAACAGATGAAAAGGCTTCACACGATTGCAGATGCCTGCCCTGTACATAAAATATTAACCAACGATATAGAAATACTAACTAAATTCTCATAA
- a CDS encoding sodium:solute symporter, with the protein MNPGTVLLLFVFIYFIGLLVISYFTSRNSDNQSFFIGNKKSKWWLVAFGMIGTSLSGVTFISVPGTVGKMTGSEYIYGGFEYYMMVIGFFIGYFIVAAILLPLYYKMNLTSIYTYLGKRFNVEAHKIGSIFFIISRAIGATARLYLVVNVLQIFLLEGLGVPFWVTSMVLLLMVLLYTFEGGVKTIVITDTLQTSFMIISLVACIVYILSNLNLSFGEAYTILEQKNYTHFINFDPNSKTFFLKTILGGIFITIAMTGLDQEMMQKNISVDNLKNSKKNMLTFAGTLLVVNLAFLFLGGLLYLFALQHGAEYGTTGTDPVSNIFGFRDTAGNIKNIMGDDLFPALSLNGYFPMTISVIFIIGLISALFPSADGALTAVTSSYCVDLLNLNEDKTKTEKEKKSLRMKVHLTFTVMFFILIMVFKALNDKSIVYLIMEIAGYTYGPLLGLFAFGIFTKFQISKKYTILAVTILAPIITYSINFAVTTYTDYRIGVELIVLNGLLTFIGLWLVKDKQHLRIV; encoded by the coding sequence ATGAATCCAGGAACTGTCCTTTTGCTGTTTGTCTTTATTTACTTTATCGGTCTTTTGGTGATTTCTTATTTCACCAGCCGAAATTCTGACAACCAGTCCTTCTTTATTGGTAATAAAAAAAGTAAATGGTGGCTCGTTGCATTCGGGATGATAGGAACCAGCTTAAGTGGTGTTACCTTTATTTCAGTTCCGGGAACAGTTGGAAAAATGACCGGCTCTGAATATATATATGGTGGTTTTGAGTATTATATGATGGTAATTGGCTTCTTCATCGGATATTTTATTGTAGCCGCAATCCTTTTGCCTCTGTATTATAAGATGAACCTTACTTCCATTTATACCTATTTGGGAAAAAGATTCAATGTGGAAGCGCATAAGATCGGATCGATATTCTTTATTATATCAAGAGCTATTGGAGCTACAGCAAGATTATATCTGGTAGTCAATGTATTGCAGATTTTCCTTCTTGAAGGATTAGGAGTACCGTTTTGGGTTACTTCCATGGTTCTTTTGCTAATGGTGCTTCTCTATACTTTTGAAGGCGGTGTAAAAACCATTGTTATTACAGATACTTTACAGACATCTTTCATGATTATCAGTTTGGTGGCTTGTATTGTGTATATTCTATCTAATCTGAATCTGTCTTTTGGAGAGGCCTACACTATTTTAGAACAGAAAAATTACACTCATTTTATCAATTTTGATCCTAATTCCAAGACATTTTTCCTTAAAACAATTCTGGGTGGAATTTTCATTACGATTGCCATGACTGGACTGGATCAGGAAATGATGCAGAAAAATATCTCTGTAGACAATCTTAAGAACTCAAAGAAAAACATGTTAACTTTCGCAGGAACCCTTCTTGTGGTTAATCTTGCTTTCTTATTTTTAGGTGGACTACTCTATCTCTTTGCATTACAACATGGTGCAGAATACGGAACAACCGGAACAGATCCTGTGAGCAATATTTTCGGTTTCAGGGATACCGCAGGAAATATTAAGAATATCATGGGAGATGACCTTTTCCCGGCTTTATCTCTTAACGGATATTTCCCAATGACGATTTCCGTTATTTTCATTATCGGATTAATTTCAGCATTATTCCCTTCTGCTGACGGGGCTTTAACAGCGGTAACGAGTTCATATTGTGTAGATCTATTAAACCTTAATGAAGATAAAACCAAAACTGAAAAAGAAAAGAAAAGTCTTCGTATGAAAGTACATTTGACATTTACTGTCATGTTTTTCATATTAATTATGGTATTCAAAGCGTTGAATGACAAATCTATTGTATACCTGATTATGGAAATTGCCGGATATACTTACGGACCGTTACTGGGACTTTTTGCTTTTGGAATTTTCACGAAGTTTCAGATTTCAAAAAAATATACGATTCTGGCCGTAACGATCCTGGCTCCTATTATTACTTATTCAATCAACTTTGCAGTGACAACTTATACCGACTATAGAATTGGTGTAGAACTGATTGTTCTTAATGGATTACTGACCTTCATCGGTTTATGGCTGGTAAAAGATAAACAGCATTTAAGAATCGTTTAA
- a CDS encoding pirin family protein, with amino-acid sequence MSNIGLIIEEKSADIGNFLVGRLLPFREKRAVGPFVFIDHMGPSELKNYQNLDVPPHPHIGLSTLTYLLEGSIFHRDSIGSALEIKPGAVNWMTAGKGVVHSERTPEYLRHSDKRLHGFQIWVGLPKHLEQSEPTFHHIEENDIPVWEEDGIQYKLIAGEAFGKTSPVPVHSKLFFIEIQTKEAKKISIGKDLYGEAAMYVLDGTVSTEGNSYGSKQLMIAKDTKLCEFDMSENGTVYLFGGEPFDEERFIFWNFVNSDKEIIDQAKVNWNDQNHDAFPLVPGDEQEYVPLPKAILNRK; translated from the coding sequence ATGTCAAATATTGGACTTATCATCGAGGAAAAATCAGCAGACATCGGAAATTTTCTGGTAGGAAGACTTCTGCCGTTCCGTGAAAAAAGAGCTGTGGGACCTTTCGTTTTCATAGACCACATGGGACCCTCGGAATTAAAGAATTATCAAAACCTTGATGTTCCGCCACATCCGCATATCGGATTATCTACACTAACTTATCTGCTTGAAGGCTCTATTTTCCATAGAGACAGCATTGGAAGCGCTTTGGAAATTAAACCGGGAGCTGTTAACTGGATGACTGCTGGAAAAGGGGTCGTACATTCTGAAAGAACTCCGGAATATTTAAGACATAGTGATAAAAGGCTTCATGGATTCCAGATCTGGGTAGGACTTCCTAAACATCTTGAACAGTCTGAACCTACTTTCCATCATATTGAAGAAAATGACATCCCGGTTTGGGAAGAAGATGGAATTCAATATAAATTAATTGCCGGAGAAGCATTTGGAAAAACCTCTCCCGTTCCGGTACACAGTAAATTATTTTTCATCGAAATCCAAACCAAAGAAGCTAAGAAAATCAGTATTGGAAAAGACCTGTATGGAGAAGCTGCGATGTATGTTCTGGATGGAACGGTAAGTACTGAAGGAAACTCTTACGGTTCAAAACAATTGATGATTGCAAAAGATACCAAACTTTGTGAGTTTGATATGAGCGAAAATGGTACGGTATACCTTTTCGGAGGTGAACCTTTCGATGAGGAGCGCTTTATCTTCTGGAACTTTGTGAACTCTGACAAAGAAATAATTGATCAGGCTAAAGTCAACTGGAATGATCAGAATCATGATGCATTTCCTTTGGTTCCAGGTGATGAACAAGAATATGTTCCGCTACCAAAAGCGATTTTAAACAGAAAATAA
- a CDS encoding NADPH-dependent FMN reductase: MKILGFAGSSSSTSINRELVKFVLKDFKNEEINLIDLNDFTMPVFSVDLEKKGFPDEAHQFLKVIEECDVIICSLAEHNRSYSAAFKNVFDWASRINVKVFQNKPMLLMSTSPGGYGGGNVMNTAKTFFPQFAADIRDTFSLPKFYENFDFESGIINPDMLNELKTKIENFKNSIKIND; the protein is encoded by the coding sequence ATGAAAATATTAGGGTTTGCAGGAAGCAGCTCATCAACTTCTATTAACAGAGAGCTGGTAAAGTTTGTTTTGAAGGATTTTAAGAATGAAGAGATCAATCTTATTGATCTTAATGACTTCACGATGCCTGTTTTCTCTGTGGATCTTGAAAAGAAAGGATTTCCGGATGAAGCTCATCAGTTTTTAAAAGTCATCGAAGAATGTGATGTCATTATATGTTCTCTGGCAGAACATAACAGATCGTACAGTGCTGCTTTTAAAAATGTTTTTGACTGGGCTTCAAGGATTAATGTAAAAGTATTTCAAAATAAGCCTATGCTTCTGATGAGCACTTCTCCCGGTGGATATGGTGGCGGAAACGTTATGAATACAGCAAAAACATTCTTTCCACAGTTTGCGGCAGATATCAGGGACACTTTTTCACTACCAAAGTTTTACGAGAATTTTGATTTTGAAAGTGGCATCATCAATCCAGATATGCTGAACGAATTGAAAACAAAAATTGAAAACTTTAAGAATAGTATCAAGATCAATGACTAA
- a CDS encoding (4Fe-4S)-binding protein, with protein METHEYPNGDITVIWQPQKCIHSAVCVKLLPQVYNPKERPWIKATNATPEELKKQIDQCPSGALSYKFNTEK; from the coding sequence ATGGAAACACACGAATATCCCAACGGCGACATTACTGTCATCTGGCAGCCCCAGAAGTGTATCCACTCGGCTGTATGTGTAAAACTGCTTCCTCAGGTATACAATCCGAAAGAAAGACCTTGGATAAAAGCAACCAATGCAACCCCTGAAGAACTGAAAAAACAGATCGATCAATGCCCATCAGGAGCATTAAGTTATAAATTCAATACTGAAAAATAA
- a CDS encoding pirin family protein produces the protein MATKKVETIVSPRPAHFVGDGFRVHNFIPGVHGLDMKRMDPFIMLDYNSKFHFNGSERPRGVGVHPHRGFETVTIAYSGKVEHHDSAGGGGIIGEGDVQWMTAAKGVLHKEYHETEWAKEGGIFQMVQLWVNLPAKDKMSNPKYQAIENSKMEKVDLGKDGFIEVIAGNYNGNKGPAFTFTPIHMMNAKLKAGGKAEFNFPAHFNTAALVIEGKITINGEGQVKADHFALFKNEGETFTIEAQEDSIVLIISGEPINEPIFPHGPFVMNTREEIMQAFEDFNTGKFGYLED, from the coding sequence ATGGCAACTAAAAAAGTAGAAACAATAGTATCTCCAAGACCTGCACACTTTGTAGGTGACGGTTTTAGAGTTCATAATTTTATTCCTGGTGTACATGGATTAGATATGAAAAGAATGGATCCGTTCATTATGCTTGATTATAATTCAAAATTTCATTTTAATGGATCAGAGAGACCAAGAGGTGTAGGAGTTCATCCACACAGAGGCTTTGAAACAGTGACTATAGCTTATAGTGGTAAAGTAGAACATCATGACAGTGCTGGCGGCGGCGGTATCATTGGAGAGGGTGATGTACAGTGGATGACTGCTGCGAAAGGAGTTCTTCACAAAGAATACCACGAAACGGAATGGGCTAAAGAAGGCGGAATCTTTCAGATGGTTCAGCTTTGGGTCAATCTTCCTGCAAAAGATAAGATGAGCAACCCTAAATATCAGGCGATTGAAAATTCTAAGATGGAAAAAGTGGATCTTGGTAAAGATGGTTTTATAGAAGTAATTGCCGGAAATTATAACGGTAACAAAGGGCCAGCCTTTACTTTCACTCCTATTCACATGATGAATGCCAAGCTTAAAGCAGGTGGAAAAGCAGAATTTAATTTTCCCGCTCACTTCAATACAGCAGCTTTGGTGATTGAAGGAAAAATTACCATCAATGGAGAAGGACAGGTGAAAGCAGATCATTTTGCCCTTTTTAAAAATGAAGGAGAAACCTTCACTATAGAAGCACAGGAAGATTCAATTGTTTTAATCATCAGTGGAGAGCCTATTAATGAACCTATCTTCCCTCATGGTCCTTTTGTAATGAATACCAGAGAGGAAATTATGCAGGCTTTTGAGGATTTCAATACCGGAAAATTCGGGTATCTTGAAGATTAA
- a CDS encoding SGNH/GDSL hydrolase family protein, giving the protein MKVFVFLTFSLFACTFVNAQNAIDFANLTKYKDENTSILSSKKKVDVVFMGNSITEGWVKSHPEFFSENNYIGRGISGQTTSQMLLRFQNDVIALRPKLVIINAGTNDIAQNTGIYDPDFTFNNIKAMADIAQYNGIKVIIASVLPAAAFPWRKEITDVPQKVDAMNNRLKQYASNNKLIFVDYNTVMRDTKGGMREGLSKDGIHPVVSGYAIMEPIIKNAINKTLGKK; this is encoded by the coding sequence ATGAAAGTATTCGTTTTTCTGACCTTTAGTCTGTTTGCTTGTACATTTGTAAATGCTCAGAATGCTATTGATTTTGCCAATCTTACAAAGTACAAAGATGAAAATACAAGCATTTTAAGCTCAAAGAAGAAAGTGGATGTTGTCTTTATGGGTAATTCTATTACAGAAGGCTGGGTAAAGAGTCATCCGGAGTTTTTTTCTGAAAACAATTATATAGGAAGAGGAATCAGCGGGCAAACCACGTCACAGATGTTGCTGCGCTTTCAGAATGATGTAATCGCTTTAAGACCAAAGCTGGTGATCATTAACGCAGGAACCAATGATATTGCCCAAAATACAGGCATTTATGATCCTGATTTCACTTTTAATAATATCAAAGCTATGGCTGATATTGCTCAATATAATGGAATTAAGGTAATCATTGCCTCCGTACTGCCCGCAGCAGCATTTCCATGGCGCAAAGAAATAACGGATGTCCCCCAAAAAGTGGATGCCATGAATAACAGGTTAAAGCAGTATGCAAGCAATAACAAACTCATATTTGTAGATTATAATACTGTGATGCGCGATACAAAGGGCGGGATGCGTGAAGGACTTTCAAAGGATGGCATCCATCCGGTTGTTTCTGGATATGCCATCATGGAACCCATAATTAAAAATGCCATCAATAAAACATTAGGAAAAAAATAA
- a CDS encoding transketolase family protein: protein MKYTYTEKKDTRSGFGAGLAELADKNPNVVALCADLIGSLKMEKFIEKAPERFIQVGIAEANMMGLAAGLSITGKIPFTGTFANFSTSRVYDQIRQSIAYSGKNVKICASHAGLTLGEDGATHQVLEDIGMMKMLPGMTVINPCDYNQTKAATLAIADFEGPVYLRFGRPTVPVFIPEDMPFEIGKGIMLQEGTDVTIVATGHLVWESLVAADELEKEGISCEVINIHTIKPLDEEIILKSVEKTGKIVTAEEHNYLGGLGESVAGMLARRRPTRQEFVAVNDTFGESATPAELMKKYKIDAEAVKEAVKRILAN, encoded by the coding sequence ATGAAATATACATATACAGAAAAAAAGGACACACGTTCAGGATTTGGAGCTGGATTAGCTGAACTTGCTGACAAAAACCCTAATGTAGTAGCACTTTGCGCAGACCTTATCGGATCTTTGAAAATGGAGAAATTCATTGAGAAGGCTCCGGAAAGATTTATTCAGGTGGGGATTGCTGAAGCCAACATGATGGGACTTGCTGCAGGTCTTAGCATCACGGGAAAAATTCCTTTCACAGGAACTTTTGCTAACTTCTCTACTTCAAGAGTATATGACCAGATTCGTCAATCTATTGCTTATTCTGGTAAGAATGTAAAAATCTGTGCATCTCACGCAGGTCTTACCTTAGGAGAAGATGGAGCAACTCACCAGGTATTGGAAGATATCGGAATGATGAAAATGCTTCCTGGAATGACTGTTATCAACCCATGTGATTACAACCAGACAAAAGCGGCTACTCTTGCTATTGCTGATTTTGAAGGTCCTGTATATTTAAGATTTGGTAGGCCAACTGTTCCTGTATTCATCCCAGAAGATATGCCTTTCGAAATCGGAAAAGGAATTATGCTTCAGGAAGGTACTGATGTAACGATTGTTGCCACAGGACACCTGGTATGGGAATCTCTTGTAGCTGCTGACGAGCTTGAGAAAGAAGGTATTTCTTGTGAGGTGATCAACATCCACACGATTAAGCCTCTTGATGAAGAAATCATCTTAAAGTCTGTTGAAAAAACGGGTAAAATTGTAACGGCTGAAGAGCACAACTACCTGGGTGGTTTAGGTGAATCTGTTGCGGGAATGTTGGCAAGAAGAAGACCTACAAGACAGGAATTTGTCGCAGTAAACGATACTTTCGGAGAGTCTGCAACCCCTGCTGAACTGATGAAGAAGTATAAAATTGATGCTGAAGCAGTGAAAGAAGCTGTAAAAAGAATTTTAGCCAACTAA
- a CDS encoding transketolase, translating to MSKSIEELKSLTTQIRRDILRMVHAVNSGHPGGSLGCTEYFTALYGKVMNYHLPFTMEGKNEDHFYLSNGHISPVYYSTLARFNFFPVEELKTFRKLNSRLQGHPTTHEGLPGIRIASGSLGQGLSVALGAALGKKMDGDQSLVYSLHGDGELQEGQIWEALMFAAAKKVDNIISTIDYNGRQIDGDTDDVLSLGNLHAKLEAFGWIVLEEKNGNDLEAVIGILERAKTETGKGKPVAIILHTEMGAGVDFMMGSHAWHGKAPNDEQLETAFKQLYLEAPADY from the coding sequence ATGAGTAAAAGTATCGAAGAGTTGAAATCTCTTACTACACAGATCAGAAGAGACATTTTAAGAATGGTTCACGCTGTAAATTCAGGACACCCAGGAGGAAGCTTAGGTTGTACAGAGTACTTTACAGCACTTTACGGAAAGGTGATGAACTATCATCTTCCTTTTACGATGGAGGGCAAAAATGAAGATCATTTTTATCTATCAAACGGACACATTTCTCCTGTATACTACTCTACTTTAGCAAGATTCAACTTCTTCCCGGTAGAGGAATTAAAGACTTTCAGAAAGCTTAATTCAAGATTACAGGGGCACCCTACTACTCACGAAGGTCTTCCAGGAATCAGAATTGCTTCAGGTTCTTTAGGACAAGGTCTTTCTGTAGCTTTAGGGGCTGCTTTAGGTAAAAAAATGGACGGAGATCAGTCTCTTGTTTACTCTCTTCACGGAGATGGTGAACTTCAGGAAGGCCAGATCTGGGAAGCACTGATGTTTGCTGCGGCTAAAAAAGTAGATAACATCATTTCTACGATCGACTACAACGGACGTCAGATTGATGGTGATACAGATGATGTATTAAGTCTTGGAAATCTTCATGCTAAACTTGAAGCTTTCGGATGGATTGTTTTAGAAGAAAAGAACGGTAACGATCTTGAAGCAGTAATCGGTATCCTTGAAAGAGCAAAAACTGAAACAGGAAAAGGAAAACCTGTAGCAATCATTCTTCATACAGAAATGGGTGCTGGAGTAGATTTTATGATGGGATCTCACGCTTGGCATGGTAAAGCTCCTAATGATGAGCAATTGGAAACAGCATTCAAACAATTGTATTTAGAAGCTCCTGCTGACTACTAA
- a CDS encoding TMEM175 family protein, which translates to MTKGRLEAFSDGVLAIIITIMVLELKVPEGSSWASLKPLLPKFLAYIFSFIYVGIYWNNHHHLFQTVKKVNGGILWANLHLLFWLSMMPIATEWIGTTGFAENPVATYGIILVLCAIAYSILENVIIRCEGENSQLKEAIHSKYKENISIIFYILGIATSFFYPYIAIGFYYIVALIWLIPDRRIEKSLKDN; encoded by the coding sequence ATGACTAAGGGAAGACTGGAAGCATTCAGTGATGGTGTTTTAGCGATCATCATTACTATCATGGTCCTTGAACTGAAAGTACCGGAAGGAAGTAGCTGGGCAAGCCTCAAACCTCTTCTTCCTAAGTTTTTGGCATATATATTCAGTTTTATTTATGTTGGAATCTACTGGAACAATCATCATCACTTATTTCAGACGGTAAAAAAGGTAAACGGAGGTATTCTTTGGGCCAATCTTCATTTGCTATTCTGGCTATCCATGATGCCTATCGCTACAGAGTGGATCGGAACTACAGGTTTTGCAGAAAACCCCGTGGCAACCTATGGTATCATACTCGTCTTATGCGCTATTGCCTACAGCATTCTGGAGAATGTCATTATCCGGTGTGAAGGTGAAAATTCACAGCTGAAGGAGGCTATACACTCAAAGTATAAAGAGAATATATCCATTATATTTTACATTCTGGGAATCGCTACTTCATTTTTTTATCCTTATATTGCCATAGGTTTTTATTACATTGTGGCTCTTATATGGCTGATTCCGGACAGAAGAATCGAAAAATCATTAAAAGACAATTAA
- a CDS encoding TIGR04139 family peptide modification target, whose amino-acid sequence MKKLMGMKRNFSSLENKKINRNDLKAVQGANSYDISENATCYDKKTYNDKCVLINTLYIGENCAGL is encoded by the coding sequence ATGAAAAAATTAATGGGAATGAAGAGAAACTTCTCTTCTTTAGAAAACAAAAAAATCAATAGAAATGATTTAAAAGCTGTTCAGGGAGCTAATAGTTATGACATTTCAGAAAACGCAACATGTTATGACAAAAAAACTTATAATGACAAGTGTGTACTTATCAATACACTATATATAGGTGAAAATTGTGCAGGACTTTAA
- a CDS encoding GNAT family N-acetyltransferase produces the protein MKPEFENIPLVKTDKRFEIEVNGHYAFIDYRETTHQIALIHTEADPELGGTGAAAAVVEKTLNYIEESGKKLLPFCPYVFAFIKKHPEWKRIVDEKFDGYDKL, from the coding sequence ATGAAACCGGAATTTGAAAACATACCTCTTGTAAAAACCGACAAAAGATTTGAAATAGAAGTGAACGGGCATTATGCCTTCATTGACTATCGTGAAACTACTCACCAAATCGCTTTGATACACACTGAAGCTGATCCGGAACTTGGAGGAACGGGAGCCGCTGCAGCAGTTGTAGAAAAGACACTGAACTATATTGAAGAAAGTGGTAAAAAACTTCTTCCGTTCTGTCCCTACGTTTTTGCCTTCATCAAGAAACATCCTGAGTGGAAACGTATTGTAGATGAAAAGTTTGACGGCTACGATAAACTGTAA
- a CDS encoding MFS transporter yields the protein MTETSSQQTSIKKILPLILATAIFMQMLDSTILNTSLPAIAKDLHESPLNMQNAIISYVLTLAVFMPASGFLADRFGTKKVFIFSLILFSLGSLFCSLSQNLTHLVISRVIQGVGGSLMTPVGKLALIKTFDKNELLKAMNFAIIPALIGPVLGPLVGGYMVDYLSWHWIFLINIPIGFLGIILGLKFMPNYKSDDVDFDLKGFLIFAAASLLLSISLELFGDIQNITPVLVVFILGFLFLYYYYKHAKKGGHPIFPLNLFQVRTFRVGIVGNLATRLGISSVPLLLPLMIQIAYKQSAVTSGWIIAPMALTAIFGKSSVIKILDKYGYRQTLMVNTFIIGTLICMLAIPDIHTSLYWFVPIIAVLGFFNSIQFTSMNTISIADLRNFQTSSGNSLISVNQQLAIGFGIAFGLIVLKLFEGSDLIQGETHNAFRYTFLTIGILTILSGFVFRRLHISDGKNMKSKDE from the coding sequence ATGACAGAAACAAGCTCTCAACAAACCTCTATCAAGAAAATTCTACCATTAATTCTGGCTACTGCTATTTTTATGCAAATGCTGGATTCAACCATTCTGAATACCTCTCTCCCGGCGATTGCCAAGGATCTTCATGAATCTCCATTGAATATGCAGAACGCCATCATCAGTTATGTACTAACATTGGCTGTTTTTATGCCCGCAAGTGGATTTTTAGCAGACCGTTTCGGAACCAAGAAAGTATTTATTTTTTCATTGATATTATTCAGTTTGGGCTCTTTATTCTGTTCATTATCCCAAAATCTGACTCATCTTGTTATTTCACGAGTTATTCAAGGAGTTGGAGGAAGTTTAATGACTCCGGTTGGAAAGCTGGCACTCATTAAAACCTTCGATAAAAATGAATTACTTAAAGCAATGAACTTTGCCATTATCCCAGCGCTTATCGGCCCTGTTCTTGGACCATTGGTTGGTGGTTATATGGTAGATTATCTGTCATGGCACTGGATTTTCTTAATCAATATTCCCATTGGTTTTTTAGGGATTATTTTAGGACTAAAATTCATGCCTAATTATAAATCTGATGATGTAGACTTTGATTTAAAAGGCTTTTTAATTTTTGCAGCAGCTTCTCTCCTGCTTTCCATTTCACTGGAGCTTTTCGGAGATATACAGAATATAACACCGGTTCTCGTTGTATTTATCCTCGGGTTCCTGTTTCTTTACTATTATTATAAACATGCTAAAAAAGGCGGACATCCTATTTTTCCTTTAAACCTGTTTCAGGTAAGGACTTTCCGTGTGGGTATTGTAGGAAATCTGGCGACAAGATTAGGAATTAGTTCCGTTCCTTTACTTCTTCCACTCATGATTCAGATTGCATATAAACAGTCTGCGGTAACTTCAGGTTGGATTATTGCTCCCATGGCACTGACTGCTATATTCGGGAAATCATCTGTTATTAAAATTCTGGATAAATATGGATATCGACAAACTTTAATGGTCAACACTTTTATCATCGGAACTCTGATCTGTATGCTGGCTATTCCTGATATTCACACTTCATTATATTGGTTTGTTCCTATTATTGCAGTGTTAGGCTTTTTCAACTCAATCCAGTTCACCTCTATGAATACCATTTCTATTGCGGATCTCCGTAATTTCCAGACCAGCAGCGGTAATTCTTTAATATCTGTTAATCAGCAACTCGCCATCGGTTTTGGGATTGCATTCGGATTGATTGTTTTAAAATTATTTGAAGGCTCAGACCTCATCCAGGGTGAAACTCACAACGCTTTCCGGTATACCTTTCTGACCATAGGAATATTGACGATCTTATCAGGATTTGTATTTAGGAGACTTCATATTTCAGATGGAAAGAATATGAAATCGAAAGATGAATAG
- a CDS encoding GNAT family N-acetyltransferase, producing MIEVKQNNDEKHGSFEAFIDGRRAGMMTYTWAGEERFIIDHTEVEEAYNGKGVGKEMLLAAVNFARKNGKKIIPLCPFAKASFQKSEELQDVLVN from the coding sequence ATGATCGAAGTAAAACAAAACAACGACGAGAAACACGGAAGTTTTGAAGCTTTCATAGATGGAAGACGCGCAGGAATGATGACATATACCTGGGCAGGAGAAGAAAGATTTATTATTGACCACACGGAGGTGGAGGAAGCTTACAACGGAAAGGGGGTAGGTAAGGAAATGCTTTTGGCTGCTGTAAATTTTGCAAGAAAAAACGGAAAAAAAATTATTCCGCTTTGTCCTTTTGCGAAAGCCAGCTTCCAAAAAAGTGAGGAGTTGCAGGATGTTTTGGTGAATTAG